The following coding sequences are from one Halictus rubicundus isolate RS-2024b chromosome 11, iyHalRubi1_principal, whole genome shotgun sequence window:
- the LOC143358769 gene encoding uncharacterized protein LOC143358769 isoform X2, producing MIRQLLDVLGGSTARSGMPAESGGRISSKRATGSVQIANKSANTRSKSESRPASGAGRKRDAITSLFSPKRPASRKAKHASDGHLPRIGDPLIRGQQNQPAQPQQQQQQQPTQPQQQQQQQQQEQQHVPLRQAASASSLEAKNENPPVGNWGSLGKEGSKGNPKGNYNSKGPAKGSRMQELEREIEVLRKERGRLESNLREASCDAQNLRELQAELTSIKEQHSLELERLTEENETLRARLRDVAHSPLSDSEKQQLLLDASRLHNSAPASIAIPQDEATTPITSMPHDSTQCTTPDWDKHSSSSVSEVSVACLQDRILQMEETHYSTNEELQATIQELSDLQAQLTELQADNERLTEEKDVLLESLCRQTEKLEDSRSKVDTLQGLLLREEQPQEPSKGYNTEREQKLVDLLKSAQEERESLLQKQEELTSELKVLRAAAEVSATETERLTKCVHLLESTVEVASNERKQLDMELAEARQEGANRSIEISRLATLLENARAKIEELEQSRQVESKSEADELLDAARREKDTLETQAAALQEQLARSHCDHDRLKDQFSQLQEEHKVARNNAKSAIDDLEYRLDQLKDERLSVSTELQLVRDSLAELQAQCQRHLEDKRELKAALNEAQRREREAQSRQYELERALAEERKLRQEEVVEWEQFQTDLLMTVRVANDFKTEAQSELERVVMENKAQRDKLRALEAQLDKLNKASTPVPQCKTYGGSTIRSSRKPASNILKRGRTIVKKRHDSKKGTLSSYTSNDPDPCHTDKNSEPEEPEDSVAPEVIRLNTESHDHARLTGSKEPIQLDDKLISGKEIEFCPAFDLDTVLNGLEDSRVLQNRTDDSKRSDELLKCSEDHPKSNVTSSAAKSSLLNDIKGIQNMGMDSYGISISNSKFYVPMNYVFSGVENALDDLKFEVDPGMRKVLQECTRRTNNIAEQESPTLSNPELERDKENLSEEFDAITKSEEKFNSDGFLNKKRKLLPNKTEPNTGGEISILDTVPKSNISRTKLWNKSYSVSLENIDLHGKSKSDEELLLNDYDNVKKSAIHYRNKTDQSYLRPQSVPVESYLYRNSDTKKTNTETTRKEKTVAILSSLENLPRSPLDSPTTPEEINLYSKENSRDDSDSSSPTQKISSESQKAKSLSLCEANRLKRIQFLNTNLSESDESTVEQVVTDSAISDEKQSPESDAHVSPNGKGGQNDSLFSGKEKTLIGRTSSLREKFETIIEDVELRPGRQIGTKRDPNQKVIQQPPQRPASTPTETQQCVLTSVQQEIAARRKANISRQDSRLSVKCLIESIENATKQAKAGPGSRSSSTSSLNSIGTNDIMTLKAPLRDQQQINNLICTANSTNNNKTQAVITRKPLSETKSTPVVLSPGELLDSAALNAKAIDFVRRNSVTDLSERKDPLCGLIKNGGSKRNALLKWCQNKTLGYRNIDITNFSSSWNDGLALCAILHSYLPHKVPYDTLTPVEKGRNFSIAFSAAESVGIPTTLNIGEMCQLERPDWQQVMTYVTSIYKHFET from the exons AGGACAACAAAACCAACCGGCGCAGccacagcagcagcagcagcagcaaccgACGCagccgcagcagcagcagcaacaacaacaacaggaGCAACAGCACGTTCCGCTCCGACAGGCTGCCAGCGCCTCCTCGCTCGAAGCAAAGAACGAGAACCCTCCCGTGGGGAACTGGGGCTCCCTCGGTAAGGAAGGCTCGAAAGGGAACCCGAAGGGAAACTACAACTCGAAGGGACCCGCCAAGGGGTCCAGGATGCAGGAGCTTGAGCGTGAGATCGAAGTGTTGCGCAAGGAACGCGGTCGGCTCGAGTCCAATCTGAGAGAGGCGTCCTGCGACGCTCAGAATCTGCGCGAGCTGCAAGCCGAACTCACTTCGATCAAG GAGCAGCACAGCTTGGAGTTAGAACGTCTGACAGAGGAGAACGAGACTCTTCGTGCGAGGCTCAGAGACGTAGCTCACTCTCCATTGTCCGATTCGGAGAAGCAACAGCTGTTGTTGGATGCGTCTAGACTACACAACTCTGCGCCGGCATCCATAGCTATACCTCAAGATGAAGCTACTACCCCTATCACGTCAATGCCCCATGACAGCACTCAGTGTACCACCCCGGATTGGGACAAACACTCTTCCAGTTCTGTATCGGAGGTTTCTGTCGCATGTCTGCAAGATAGGATATTGCAAATGGAGGAGACACATTATTCGACGAACGAGGAGCTGCAAGCAACGATACAAGAATTGAGCGACTTACAA GCACAGCTTACGGAGCTGCAAGCCGACAATGAAAGGTTGACGGAGGAGAAGGATGTGCTCCTGGAATCGTTGTGCAGGCAAACAGAGAAGCTGGAAGACTCGCGATCGAAGGTGGACACGTTGCAGGGCCTGCTTTTAAGGGAGGAACAGCCTCAAGAGCCTTCTAAAGGGTATAACACGGAGAGGGAGCAGAAGCTGGTAGATCTTTTAAAG AGTGCTCAAGAAGAACGAGAGTCGCTGCTACAGAAGCAGGAAGAGTTGACGTCGGAGCTGAAGGTTCTTCGAGCTGCTGCGGAGGTTAGTGCTACGGAAACGGAGCGTCTAACAAAGTGCGTTCACCTGTTGGAGTCGACTGTAGAGGTAGCTAGCAATGAACGAAAGCAATTGGACATGGAGTTGGCGGAGGCCAGACAGGAGGGGGCGAACAGGAGCATAGAGATTAGTAGGCTAGCTACCTTGCTGGAGAACGCCCGGGCGAAGATTGAGGAGTTGGAACAGTCCAGACAGGTGGAGAGCAAGAGCGAGGCTGACGAGCTGTTGGACGCTGCGAGGAGGGAGAAAGACACATTAGAGACGCAGGCAGCGGCTCTTCAAGAGCAACTGGCTCGCTCTCATTGCGACCACGATCGGCTTAAGGATCAATTCTCTCAGCTTCAAGAGGAACACAAA GTAGCCCGCAACAACGCGAAATCGGCCATTGACGACTTAGAGTACCGACTGGACCAACTGAAAGACGAACGGTTGTCCGTGAGCACCGAGTTGCAGCTCGTTAGAGATTCCCTGGCGGAATTGCAGGCGCAATGTCAGAGGCATTTAGAAGATAAAAGAGAGCTGAAAGCTGCATTGAATGAGGCGCAACGAAGGGAACGCGAGGCTCAATCGAGACAGTACGAGTTGGAGAGAGCCTTGGCTGAGGAGCGGAAGTTGAGGCAAGAGGAAGTCGTCGAGTGGGAGCAGTTCCAAACGGACCTGTTGATGACCGTGAGAGTCGCGAACGACTTCAAGACCGAGGCTCAGAGTGAGCTGGAGCGGGTCGTGATGGAAAACAAGGCGCAGCGGGACAAGCTCAGAGCGCTGGAGGCTCAGCTCGACAAGCTCAACAAAG CCAGCACTCCAGTCCCTCAATGTAAGACATACGGTGGTAGCACGATCAGAAGTAGTCGCAAGCCTGCGAGCAATATATTGAAACGAGGCCGCACTATAGTTAAGAAACGGCACGACTCTAAGAAGGGTACGTTGAGTAGTTACACGTCGAACGACCCGGATCCGTGTCACACGGATAAAAACTCGGAACCCGAAGAGCCCGAGGACTCGGTCGCTCCCGAAGTAATTCGTTTAAACACGGAATCGCACGATCACGCTCGATTAACGGGTTCCAAGGAACCGATTCAATTGGACGACAAGCTAATCTCTGGCAAAGAAATCGAATTCTGTCCTGCCTTCGATCTGGACACGGTCCTAAACGGTTTAGAGGATTCGCGCGTCTTACAGAATCGCACGGACGATAGTAAGAGGTCCGACGAATTGTTGAAGTGTTCAGAGGATCATCCGAAATCGAACGTAACTAGCTCAGCTGCGAAATCATCCTTGTTGAACGATATAAAAGGTATTCAGAACATGGGGATGGACTCCTACGGCATTAGTATCTCGAATAGCAAATTTTACGTTCCTATGAATTACGTTTTCTCCGGCGTGGAGAACGCGTTAGACGATTTGAAGTTTGAGGTGGACCCGGGGATGAGGAAGGTGTTGCAAGAGTGTACTCGAAGAACCAACAATATCGCGGAACAAGAATCTCCGACGTTGAGTAACCCAGAGCTCGAAAGGGACAAGGAGAACTTGTCCGAGGAATTCGATGCGATTACCAAGTCGGAGGAAAAGTTCAACAGCGATGGTTTCCTCAATAAAAAGCGCAAGTTACTTCCGAACAAGACTGAGCCCAACACTGGCGGTGAAATCTCAATTTTGGACACCGTTCCGAAGAGCAATATCTCCAGGACTAAATTGTGGAATAAAAGTTATTCCGTTTCACTGGAGAACATCGACCTGCATGGGAAATCGAAAAGCGATGAAGAATTGCTGCTCAACGATTACGATAATGTTAAGAAAAGTGCCATACATTACAGGAATAAGACAGACCAATCGTATTTGAGACCGCAGAGTGTACCAGTCGAATCTTACTTATATAGGAATTCGGATACGAAGAAGACTAACACAGAAACCACTCGAAAAGAGAAAACTGTAGCTATTCTATCTTCCTTGGAAAACTTACCTAGATCTCCGCTCGACTCACCAACAACGCcggaagaaattaatttgtactcGAAGGAGAATAGTCGAGATGACTCGGACTCGTCATCTCCAACTCAGAAAATATCGAGTGAGTCGCAGAAGGCAAAGAGCTTGAGTCTATGCGAAGCGAATAGGTTGAAACGTATACAGTTTTTGAACACTAATCTGTCCGAGTCCGACGAATCAACTGTGGAACAAGTTGTAACTGACTCTGCGATTTCTGATGAGAAACAGTCGCCCGAGAGCGACGCGCACGTAAGCCCGAATGGCAAAGGCGGTCAGAACGATTCCTTGTTCAGCGGCAAGGAAAAGACTCTGATAGGGAGGACGTCGTCTTTAAGAGAAAAATTTGAGACGATTATTGAAGACGTGGAACTGAGACCAGGCCGGCAAATAGGTACAAAACGCGACC CTAATCAGAAAGTGATACAACAGCCGCCGCAGAGGCCTGCTAGCACTCCGACCGAGACTCAACAGTGCGTGTTGACCAGCGTGCAACAGGAGATAGCTGCTCGACGAAAAGCGAACATTTCCAGGCAGGACTCGAGGCTGTCGGTGAAGTGTTTGATCGAGAGCATCGAGAACGCCACCAAACAGGCTAAAGCAG GACCAGGAAGTCGCAGCAGTTCTACGTCGTCCCTGAATTCGATTGGAACGAACGACATAATGACGTTGAAGGCACCACTCAGGGATCAACAGCAGATCAATAACTTAATCTGCACGGCGAACTCGACAAATAACAATAAAACTCAAGCGGTGATAACGAGAAAGCCGTTGTCAG AAACCAAGTCAACACCTGTGGTGTTGAGCCCTGGTGAGCTGTTGGACTCTGCCGCTTTGAACGCCAAGGCGATCGATTTTGTGCGCCGGAACAGCGTGACAGACTTGTCGGAGCGCAAAGACCCACTTTGCGGACTGATTAAGAACGGAGGCTCGAAACGAAACGCATTGCTCAAATGGTGTCAGAACAAAACGTTAGGCTACCGGAATATCGATATCACGAATTTCAGTAGCTCGTGGAACGATGGCCTGGCGTTGTGCGCCATCCTACACTCTTACCTACCACACAAGGTACCCTACGATACATTGACGCCGGTAGAGAAAGGACGAAACTTCTCTATCGCTTTCTCTGCCGCGGAGAGCGTCGGTATACCCACCACTTTG AACATAGGTGAAATGTGTCAATTGGAGCGACCCGACTGGCAACAAGTCATGACATACGTGACCAGTATTTACAAACACTTCGAGACATAA
- the LOC143358769 gene encoding cytospin-A isoform X6: protein MIRQLLDVLGGSTARSGMPAESGGRISSKRATGSVQIANKSANTRSKSESRPASGAGRKRDAITSLFSPKRPASRKAKHASDGHLPRIGDPLIRGQQNQPAQPQQQQQQQPTQPQQQQQQQQQEQQHVPLRQAASASSLEAKNENPPVGNWGSLGKEGSKGNPKGNYNSKGPAKGSRMQELEREIEVLRKERGRLESNLREASCDAQNLRELQAELTSIKEQHSLELERLTEENETLRARLRDVAHSPLSDSEKQQLLLDASRLHNSAPASIAIPQDEATTPITSMPHDSTQCTTPDWDKHSSSSVSEVSVACLQDRILQMEETHYSTNEELQATIQELSDLQAQLTELQADNERLTEEKDVLLESLCRQTEKLEDSRSKVDTLQGLLLREEQPQEPSKGYNTEREQKLVDLLKSAQEERESLLQKQEELTSELKVLRAAAEVSATETERLTKCVHLLESTVEVASNERKQLDMELAEARQEGANRSIEISRLATLLENARAKIEELEQSRQVESKSEADELLDAARREKDTLETQAAALQEQLARSHCDHDRLKDQFSQLQEEHKVARNNAKSAIDDLEYRLDQLKDERLSVSTELQLVRDSLAELQAQCQRHLEDKRELKAALNEAQRREREAQSRQYELERALAEERKLRQEEVVEWEQFQTDLLMTVRVANDFKTEAQSELERVVMENKAQRDKLRALEAQLDKLNKDGVNILAMFPANQKVIQQPPQRPASTPTETQQCVLTSVQQEIAARRKANISRQDSRLSVKCLIESIENATKQAKAGPGSRSSSTSSLNSIGTNDIMTLKAPLRDQQQINNLICTANSTNNNKTQAVITRKPLSETKSTPVVLSPGELLDSAALNAKAIDFVRRNSVTDLSERKDPLCGLIKNGGSKRNALLKWCQNKTLGYRNIDITNFSSSWNDGLALCAILHSYLPHKVPYDTLTPVEKGRNFSIAFSAAESVGIPTTLNIGEMCQLERPDWQQVMTYVTSIYKHFET, encoded by the exons AGGACAACAAAACCAACCGGCGCAGccacagcagcagcagcagcagcaaccgACGCagccgcagcagcagcagcaacaacaacaacaggaGCAACAGCACGTTCCGCTCCGACAGGCTGCCAGCGCCTCCTCGCTCGAAGCAAAGAACGAGAACCCTCCCGTGGGGAACTGGGGCTCCCTCGGTAAGGAAGGCTCGAAAGGGAACCCGAAGGGAAACTACAACTCGAAGGGACCCGCCAAGGGGTCCAGGATGCAGGAGCTTGAGCGTGAGATCGAAGTGTTGCGCAAGGAACGCGGTCGGCTCGAGTCCAATCTGAGAGAGGCGTCCTGCGACGCTCAGAATCTGCGCGAGCTGCAAGCCGAACTCACTTCGATCAAG GAGCAGCACAGCTTGGAGTTAGAACGTCTGACAGAGGAGAACGAGACTCTTCGTGCGAGGCTCAGAGACGTAGCTCACTCTCCATTGTCCGATTCGGAGAAGCAACAGCTGTTGTTGGATGCGTCTAGACTACACAACTCTGCGCCGGCATCCATAGCTATACCTCAAGATGAAGCTACTACCCCTATCACGTCAATGCCCCATGACAGCACTCAGTGTACCACCCCGGATTGGGACAAACACTCTTCCAGTTCTGTATCGGAGGTTTCTGTCGCATGTCTGCAAGATAGGATATTGCAAATGGAGGAGACACATTATTCGACGAACGAGGAGCTGCAAGCAACGATACAAGAATTGAGCGACTTACAA GCACAGCTTACGGAGCTGCAAGCCGACAATGAAAGGTTGACGGAGGAGAAGGATGTGCTCCTGGAATCGTTGTGCAGGCAAACAGAGAAGCTGGAAGACTCGCGATCGAAGGTGGACACGTTGCAGGGCCTGCTTTTAAGGGAGGAACAGCCTCAAGAGCCTTCTAAAGGGTATAACACGGAGAGGGAGCAGAAGCTGGTAGATCTTTTAAAG AGTGCTCAAGAAGAACGAGAGTCGCTGCTACAGAAGCAGGAAGAGTTGACGTCGGAGCTGAAGGTTCTTCGAGCTGCTGCGGAGGTTAGTGCTACGGAAACGGAGCGTCTAACAAAGTGCGTTCACCTGTTGGAGTCGACTGTAGAGGTAGCTAGCAATGAACGAAAGCAATTGGACATGGAGTTGGCGGAGGCCAGACAGGAGGGGGCGAACAGGAGCATAGAGATTAGTAGGCTAGCTACCTTGCTGGAGAACGCCCGGGCGAAGATTGAGGAGTTGGAACAGTCCAGACAGGTGGAGAGCAAGAGCGAGGCTGACGAGCTGTTGGACGCTGCGAGGAGGGAGAAAGACACATTAGAGACGCAGGCAGCGGCTCTTCAAGAGCAACTGGCTCGCTCTCATTGCGACCACGATCGGCTTAAGGATCAATTCTCTCAGCTTCAAGAGGAACACAAA GTAGCCCGCAACAACGCGAAATCGGCCATTGACGACTTAGAGTACCGACTGGACCAACTGAAAGACGAACGGTTGTCCGTGAGCACCGAGTTGCAGCTCGTTAGAGATTCCCTGGCGGAATTGCAGGCGCAATGTCAGAGGCATTTAGAAGATAAAAGAGAGCTGAAAGCTGCATTGAATGAGGCGCAACGAAGGGAACGCGAGGCTCAATCGAGACAGTACGAGTTGGAGAGAGCCTTGGCTGAGGAGCGGAAGTTGAGGCAAGAGGAAGTCGTCGAGTGGGAGCAGTTCCAAACGGACCTGTTGATGACCGTGAGAGTCGCGAACGACTTCAAGACCGAGGCTCAGAGTGAGCTGGAGCGGGTCGTGATGGAAAACAAGGCGCAGCGGGACAAGCTCAGAGCGCTGGAGGCTCAGCTCGACAAGCTCAACAAAG ACGGTGTCAACATTCTGGCAATGTTTCCAGCTAATCAGAAAGTGATACAACAGCCGCCGCAGAGGCCTGCTAGCACTCCGACCGAGACTCAACAGTGCGTGTTGACCAGCGTGCAACAGGAGATAGCTGCTCGACGAAAAGCGAACATTTCCAGGCAGGACTCGAGGCTGTCGGTGAAGTGTTTGATCGAGAGCATCGAGAACGCCACCAAACAGGCTAAAGCAG GACCAGGAAGTCGCAGCAGTTCTACGTCGTCCCTGAATTCGATTGGAACGAACGACATAATGACGTTGAAGGCACCACTCAGGGATCAACAGCAGATCAATAACTTAATCTGCACGGCGAACTCGACAAATAACAATAAAACTCAAGCGGTGATAACGAGAAAGCCGTTGTCAG AAACCAAGTCAACACCTGTGGTGTTGAGCCCTGGTGAGCTGTTGGACTCTGCCGCTTTGAACGCCAAGGCGATCGATTTTGTGCGCCGGAACAGCGTGACAGACTTGTCGGAGCGCAAAGACCCACTTTGCGGACTGATTAAGAACGGAGGCTCGAAACGAAACGCATTGCTCAAATGGTGTCAGAACAAAACGTTAGGCTACCGGAATATCGATATCACGAATTTCAGTAGCTCGTGGAACGATGGCCTGGCGTTGTGCGCCATCCTACACTCTTACCTACCACACAAGGTACCCTACGATACATTGACGCCGGTAGAGAAAGGACGAAACTTCTCTATCGCTTTCTCTGCCGCGGAGAGCGTCGGTATACCCACCACTTTG AACATAGGTGAAATGTGTCAATTGGAGCGACCCGACTGGCAACAAGTCATGACATACGTGACCAGTATTTACAAACACTTCGAGACATAA
- the LOC143358769 gene encoding cytospin-A isoform X7, producing MIRQLLDVLGGSTARSGMPAESGGRISSKRATGSVQIANKSANTRSKSESRPASGAGRKRDAITSLFSPKRPASRKAKHASDGHLPRIGDPLIRGQQNQPAQPQQQQQQQPTQPQQQQQQQQQEQQHVPLRQAASASSLEAKNENPPVGNWGSLGKEGSKGNPKGNYNSKGPAKGSRMQELEREIEVLRKERGRLESNLREASCDAQNLRELQAELTSIKEQHSLELERLTEENETLRARLRDVAHSPLSDSEKQQLLLDASRLHNSAPASIAIPQDEATTPITSMPHDSTQCTTPDWDKHSSSSVSEVSVACLQDRILQMEETHYSTNEELQATIQELSDLQAQLTELQADNERLTEEKDVLLESLCRQTEKLEDSRSKVDTLQGLLLREEQPQEPSKGYNTEREQKLVDLLKSAQEERESLLQKQEELTSELKVLRAAAEVSATETERLTKCVHLLESTVEVASNERKQLDMELAEARQEGANRSIEISRLATLLENARAKIEELEQSRQVESKSEADELLDAARREKDTLETQAAALQEQLARSHCDHDRLKDQFSQLQEEHKVARNNAKSAIDDLEYRLDQLKDERLSVSTELQLVRDSLAELQAQCQRHLEDKRELKAALNEAQRREREAQSRQYELERALAEERKLRQEEVVEWEQFQTDLLMTVRVANDFKTEAQSELERVVMENKAQRDKLRALEAQLDKLNKANQKVIQQPPQRPASTPTETQQCVLTSVQQEIAARRKANISRQDSRLSVKCLIESIENATKQAKAGPGSRSSSTSSLNSIGTNDIMTLKAPLRDQQQINNLICTANSTNNNKTQAVITRKPLSETKSTPVVLSPGELLDSAALNAKAIDFVRRNSVTDLSERKDPLCGLIKNGGSKRNALLKWCQNKTLGYRNIDITNFSSSWNDGLALCAILHSYLPHKVPYDTLTPVEKGRNFSIAFSAAESVGIPTTLNIGEMCQLERPDWQQVMTYVTSIYKHFET from the exons AGGACAACAAAACCAACCGGCGCAGccacagcagcagcagcagcagcaaccgACGCagccgcagcagcagcagcaacaacaacaacaggaGCAACAGCACGTTCCGCTCCGACAGGCTGCCAGCGCCTCCTCGCTCGAAGCAAAGAACGAGAACCCTCCCGTGGGGAACTGGGGCTCCCTCGGTAAGGAAGGCTCGAAAGGGAACCCGAAGGGAAACTACAACTCGAAGGGACCCGCCAAGGGGTCCAGGATGCAGGAGCTTGAGCGTGAGATCGAAGTGTTGCGCAAGGAACGCGGTCGGCTCGAGTCCAATCTGAGAGAGGCGTCCTGCGACGCTCAGAATCTGCGCGAGCTGCAAGCCGAACTCACTTCGATCAAG GAGCAGCACAGCTTGGAGTTAGAACGTCTGACAGAGGAGAACGAGACTCTTCGTGCGAGGCTCAGAGACGTAGCTCACTCTCCATTGTCCGATTCGGAGAAGCAACAGCTGTTGTTGGATGCGTCTAGACTACACAACTCTGCGCCGGCATCCATAGCTATACCTCAAGATGAAGCTACTACCCCTATCACGTCAATGCCCCATGACAGCACTCAGTGTACCACCCCGGATTGGGACAAACACTCTTCCAGTTCTGTATCGGAGGTTTCTGTCGCATGTCTGCAAGATAGGATATTGCAAATGGAGGAGACACATTATTCGACGAACGAGGAGCTGCAAGCAACGATACAAGAATTGAGCGACTTACAA GCACAGCTTACGGAGCTGCAAGCCGACAATGAAAGGTTGACGGAGGAGAAGGATGTGCTCCTGGAATCGTTGTGCAGGCAAACAGAGAAGCTGGAAGACTCGCGATCGAAGGTGGACACGTTGCAGGGCCTGCTTTTAAGGGAGGAACAGCCTCAAGAGCCTTCTAAAGGGTATAACACGGAGAGGGAGCAGAAGCTGGTAGATCTTTTAAAG AGTGCTCAAGAAGAACGAGAGTCGCTGCTACAGAAGCAGGAAGAGTTGACGTCGGAGCTGAAGGTTCTTCGAGCTGCTGCGGAGGTTAGTGCTACGGAAACGGAGCGTCTAACAAAGTGCGTTCACCTGTTGGAGTCGACTGTAGAGGTAGCTAGCAATGAACGAAAGCAATTGGACATGGAGTTGGCGGAGGCCAGACAGGAGGGGGCGAACAGGAGCATAGAGATTAGTAGGCTAGCTACCTTGCTGGAGAACGCCCGGGCGAAGATTGAGGAGTTGGAACAGTCCAGACAGGTGGAGAGCAAGAGCGAGGCTGACGAGCTGTTGGACGCTGCGAGGAGGGAGAAAGACACATTAGAGACGCAGGCAGCGGCTCTTCAAGAGCAACTGGCTCGCTCTCATTGCGACCACGATCGGCTTAAGGATCAATTCTCTCAGCTTCAAGAGGAACACAAA GTAGCCCGCAACAACGCGAAATCGGCCATTGACGACTTAGAGTACCGACTGGACCAACTGAAAGACGAACGGTTGTCCGTGAGCACCGAGTTGCAGCTCGTTAGAGATTCCCTGGCGGAATTGCAGGCGCAATGTCAGAGGCATTTAGAAGATAAAAGAGAGCTGAAAGCTGCATTGAATGAGGCGCAACGAAGGGAACGCGAGGCTCAATCGAGACAGTACGAGTTGGAGAGAGCCTTGGCTGAGGAGCGGAAGTTGAGGCAAGAGGAAGTCGTCGAGTGGGAGCAGTTCCAAACGGACCTGTTGATGACCGTGAGAGTCGCGAACGACTTCAAGACCGAGGCTCAGAGTGAGCTGGAGCGGGTCGTGATGGAAAACAAGGCGCAGCGGGACAAGCTCAGAGCGCTGGAGGCTCAGCTCGACAAGCTCAACAAAG CTAATCAGAAAGTGATACAACAGCCGCCGCAGAGGCCTGCTAGCACTCCGACCGAGACTCAACAGTGCGTGTTGACCAGCGTGCAACAGGAGATAGCTGCTCGACGAAAAGCGAACATTTCCAGGCAGGACTCGAGGCTGTCGGTGAAGTGTTTGATCGAGAGCATCGAGAACGCCACCAAACAGGCTAAAGCAG GACCAGGAAGTCGCAGCAGTTCTACGTCGTCCCTGAATTCGATTGGAACGAACGACATAATGACGTTGAAGGCACCACTCAGGGATCAACAGCAGATCAATAACTTAATCTGCACGGCGAACTCGACAAATAACAATAAAACTCAAGCGGTGATAACGAGAAAGCCGTTGTCAG AAACCAAGTCAACACCTGTGGTGTTGAGCCCTGGTGAGCTGTTGGACTCTGCCGCTTTGAACGCCAAGGCGATCGATTTTGTGCGCCGGAACAGCGTGACAGACTTGTCGGAGCGCAAAGACCCACTTTGCGGACTGATTAAGAACGGAGGCTCGAAACGAAACGCATTGCTCAAATGGTGTCAGAACAAAACGTTAGGCTACCGGAATATCGATATCACGAATTTCAGTAGCTCGTGGAACGATGGCCTGGCGTTGTGCGCCATCCTACACTCTTACCTACCACACAAGGTACCCTACGATACATTGACGCCGGTAGAGAAAGGACGAAACTTCTCTATCGCTTTCTCTGCCGCGGAGAGCGTCGGTATACCCACCACTTTG AACATAGGTGAAATGTGTCAATTGGAGCGACCCGACTGGCAACAAGTCATGACATACGTGACCAGTATTTACAAACACTTCGAGACATAA